The genomic stretch tatttattgaCAATGACCCTATAAGGCTTTTTGGATGACTTTTAGCTCCCAAATCAGGTACCTGGTGATTTTAATTCTCTCTGAGTACTCTGGGGTCAATGTGTGAAAGAAATGAGgcacaaaggaataaaaaatccTTCCTGAGGTGAGCAGGAAAGCCCTGGCAGAGTGGGGAGAGAAAATTCATCCACACACAGAGCTGGACCCCCACTGGTACAAaccagcaggaatttctccatggaaagggtttGTACATGGGTACAAAccagcaggaatttctgcaTGGAAAGGGTTTGTAGATTGGAACAAAccagcaggaatttctgcaTGGAAAGGGTTTGCAGATTGGAACAAAccagcaggaatttctgcaTGGAAAGGGTTTGTAGATTGGAACAAACCAGCAGGAAGTTCTGCATGGAAAGGGTTTGTAGATTGGAACAAaccagcaggaatttctccatggaaagggtggtcaggcatgGAAGATCTGCCCATGGAGGTGGTGAATTCCATCCCTGAAGCATCTAAGGAAGGCCTGGATGTGATCCCAGCTGAATTTGCTGATTGTTGTGCTCAGAGAATGAGAACTCCCAGCACTCAGCTCCTCTGGGGCTGTTTCTGCCCCCAATCctgcccagcctgtcccaggcaGCACCactcccacatttcccacatttctgctgggaaatgtttcattttgggGCTCTGCTAGCAGAGGTGGTGACTCCTCCCTGGCTGTTGTGCCCCACATCATGGCCCAACCCTGCCATATCCCTGATTTCTGAGTGTGGAGGGTGTGAAGCTGAGGGCTGGCTCTGTTGCAGGTGGATTGCAGCGAGTACAAGAGGCTGGAGAGGGGGAGACCCATTTACTGCGAGAGGCTCTACCAGCCCTTCTGCGGCTCTGATGGCAAAACCTACAACAACAAATGTTCCTTCTGCAAGGCTGTGCTGTGAGTGCTCAGCTGCCAAGCACCCCTGAGGGGGGCAAAAGCTGGGATGTGTAACTTtcctctaaaaaaaaatccttgtttttctgtttctgccgcatctcttctgtatttttctctttattcttggatttctcagcctcctttggactgaattcttttgggatcctccctcgtggggagctCTGCTTATCTCAGCTCTTGTGATTggaagaaaactcctgagcttgttagaatcttgtttctcgtgtttattaaaaggtgatcacaaaacttaccaggtctctccaggctggctacacaaggttaatctttgcaatttggaacatttctttcttctgatggtacaaaccAGGCTTTGTGGCACAattcgtgtctgatgcacaaaatggcccaaaatacgcagttcttttatctttatacctatttttacccaattaacaatagatacgtatattatttttcttaatgacccaatgacccatcacctctgtgatgcactgtggcattttctgtccaatcactcactattacccaaaaacctgcaggagaagaacatgaagaagaagggacaagggacaacatCCTAAATCCTTCATCTTGTCTCCTCTtctctaactttttcacccagtgatttaaaaaaactttctaaccTACACACACTTTcagcttttttcatctaactttaacagttgttttcatgtatcaccatgaaaatgTGCTCAcgaatttcatattatatgaaattcagtgtttttctagatctcataactaagtatcagaaacaagggcacgcactctgtattccagactccaacaggaTGGGCTGAGATGTCTGGGATTTCCACCCCACAAAAGtgctgggggtttttttagggttgTTAATTCTCTGCTCCTTTTCTTTACCTTTATGTAATAATTGTTCCTCCCACTGATAATGTCCAACTGATCTAAAAATACAAATAGTGGTGATATTGGGGTGAGGCCTATTCTGGCAGGAAGTATGAAATAAATGACCCAGATATTCAGGTCTGAACCTGCTATTCCAGCAGGAATTGTGAAGTTGGACACTAAAAAATTACCTGGATATTTGTGTGAGCAGCTCCCTATTCTGAcaggaaatgtaaaataataataataaataaaaaacgACCCAAATACTTGTGTGAGCAGCTTGCAGCAGGCACTGTGAATCTgggcattaaaatatttactccTATTTGTGTGAGGAACCTGCTGCAGGTACTGCAAGATTTAGTCAGTAAAAAATAACCCTGATGTCTGTGTGAGCATCTTCCTATTCCAGCAGAAACTGTAAAGTTGGGTGGGGAAGAGTCCAATGAGCAACACAGGCCTGACAAAGCACCTGCACCCAGCTCAGGTCACACAAAAATTCACAGTAGTGCTGGCAACATCTGGGCTTGATGGATAAAACACATAATTTTGCAAGGAAAGCTGTTTACAGATCAGTGCCCTCATTTCTGCTGTGAAGGTTGATGGTGTCTCCTGTGTTAGCAGAGGGGTTCAGAGGATTTTGGTGATTTTCTGTGTGCCATGTCCATTCCTTTCcttgcaggaggagcagaggagcCCTGCACATGAAGCAGGTGGGAGCCTGCTGAGAGAgctgtgctgccagtgctgagAACAGCTCCACATTCCCTGGATTTCCTCCATCCAGCCCGAGGAGaatttccagctctgctctctccctgctgcttctctctgctccagagctgggGGTGACACTCCTGTCCTTGCAGCAAAGCTTGACACGAGCATTTTGTTGGATATTTGTCTCCATGGCTGAAGTTCAAATCCTCTGACAGTGCCCCAAGTCTCTTCCCCTCATtgattaaatgttttctttcctttacccagatattttttcccaaagggTTCAGCTTTCCCTGGCAGTGCTCTGATTCTCCCAGTTTTGTAgctgaattttaaatgtttatttttcagccCTCTCTGTACAATTCTGGTTCCTGTATGTTGTTCAGCTATCCAGTGTGcttgtttattaaaataaaccttgactctttttaatttttgttcatGGTGAACTTTCTAGAGAATTTATTGCATTCATTACTAACAACTATTTCCCAAATTACAGAAAACTGTGGTGGAGCAGGGGCTGAGTCCAGAGGTAAAAATCCAAAGCCTGAGATACAAAAGTTGTATCCCACTGTGTGGCCTCATACTGGAATTTACCCCCCAATCTGGCtctttatttgctttaaatgaaacaaatctGGTAAAATGTAAGACTTTAGAAGTCTGTTAAATTGTCATTTAAATATGAACATTCATTAATCTTTTCACTCCACAAATGCCAGACCCTAAAGAAATTTATCTCCTGCTCTTACATCCTTGTTATCTCCACTGTTAAACTAATTTGTGTCTTTTACTCAGTACGTGGTCATGGGAATGTATTTTCCCAGGATAAAAATTGTGACTGAATGGGCTTCCAGAAGGAAAATTTTGGAAGAGCTGGACACAGAATAAATCCAGCCCTATCCTGAATTCTGTTTATCTGGAAACCAGGTCCCAGCAGTTAGGCTGGAGCAGGAATGAAAATGAGGAAGGTAAAAGTTCCTCATGGCTCAGAGGCTTCCACTTAAAGAAGTTCCTACAACAGATCACCTTGACTgagaaagataaaaatgagaaaacaaagatCAAATTGAGAAAACAAAGGCAAACTCTGAGGTTTCCTCATGATGTCAGAAAATCCAGATTTGTGGATATTTGCTGCCTTCCAGCCTCAGGGGATATTCCCACCCTCTGCTTTGGGATATTTAATGGGCTGTGCCTGTGCACCAAACCTAAGACACCAAATTTTTCATGCAGCCCTAGGAGTGATTCAAAACCCTGCAAGTCAGAGGTCTAAACTCCATCCCTGCATTCCCCTGGGACTCAGTTTGTCCCAGATAATTTCTGCCACGGAATTACTGAGCAGGAAttacaggagcagctggagagcaggacTTTCCCACATGGGTGCTTTTCCTCAGCTCAAAGCTGGCAGAGCACGAGagaggcacagcagctcctgccacatACCAGAGCAGAGAACATCATTTGCAAATTGCTGCAAATGACTCCTGGAGAAAATGCTGAAGTGGCTGGACAGGCTGGACAGTCGAGTCTGTGGGATGGAGCAACCCCATGGAAATATGGGGAAGGGAAAATGAGCAGAGCCTGAGAGAGCCTGAGCTCggattaataaaaataaaatattggtatggaataggaaaacaaaacagatctTGCACTCAGGGAAGATTAGGGTGCAAAACTGTGCACTGGAAAGGTACTTAAATACCACTGGTGTATCTTTACATCTGATGAATTCACATGTGGAGGACAAGGAAGGGTTTTCCTGAGGTcttacaaaacattttcttcattctAAGCCAAGAGGTCATGAAACCCTAGCCTGGAAATCAGACAGTGGGAtctctgcaaaagaaaatgcCAGTGCTGGAATAaagctggctggggttaaagcAGGGCACCATTGTGCTGcacctgagggggtttgggtaCTCAGAGATGTTCTCTTTAAagctttcattttgaaatgttcAATTTTTGCTCCCTCTCTTGTAATTAATGTCTTGTTTGGTCATCAGGAGTGTCCAAGGGCAGCTTGgatggagctgtccctgcccatggcaggggtgggatgggatctctgaggttccttccaacccaaacctttccgTGATTATTGATCACCTGGGATGGAAAACAGCCATTCCCTCAGAAGATAAAAGCTTAAAAGCATCTCTTAGGGACGCTGCTAAGCACTGAGTTTGTGGGGTGCaaaattctggctttttaaaTGAAGGCATTAATTCCCTCAGGCCTTTTATTTTTGATTCAGTAATACCTGTGTTAGAGAACCAAGATAATGAAACCCccctaaaatataaaatattattatttaaatataaaatttattataaaatataaactgtGTGTGTCCAAATAGCTTCCACCAGCTGTAAATGAGAAACAAGAAATGCAATGTGCTCTTTTATTTTGCAGCTGATCAAGACCAGAATTTTTATTATGACTCTTCAGCATCTCTGATTTCTGAttgttttcctttggcttttaGTTCAGATATCTTTGGGTGCCCcaaattccaatttttcccaCATATGGCAgtggagggagaaagaaagggaaCAATCCAAAAACCTTCGAAGATTCACATACAACCTATGGGATAAATCACAGGGTTTCTGTTTAAGAACAAACGGGGTGGTTTGGTTTCTGTTGTCTGTCTTGTAACCACTTCACCATCCACATTCTCTGACTGTTTCAATGACACTTCAACCCCTAGGCCCTGCCCAAATTCCTCAATTCCATTTAGTGTCTCCTGTGTCCTTCAGGCAACCTTCTCTCACTGCcaccccctgtgtcccctgcctgGGGGTGAGGGAGGGCAGGACAAGCTCTGCTGGACCTGACTCTGCTCTTCCCACAGGAAGCCTCACTTGTTTCGTTTTTGGGACatatttttggggggttctgcTGGTTTTGGGTCATGGGTTGGATATGGTGATCTctgaggccttttccaacctcagagATGCTCTTGACGCATCCAAAATCCACAGGGATTGCcaagaatttattttgttatttctacCCTGCCACAGAGCGTTGTGGATTCCTCTGGGATTACCACTGCTGAGTCTTTGCGTGTTGTCACTCACAAAAAATAACTCGCAAACAGTCTGCTGGGTGATGAACGAGCCTTGTTGCCCAATCCCTTGAGGTTTGCATGAAACATGACTTGAAAATGTTGAGGAAATGGTGATTTCTGCTGGGATCTGCCCAAATACAGTGATTAAAACATGGCTTAAGTACAGACCTGCAAATCCACATGGGAGGCAGCTGGCGGGCCTTTTGGGGCCAGGGTAAAGACTctccaggaaaaatcccttgGAAAGCTCCcagagagcatccaaaggagggacacggggatgggaagggtctggagaggccatggaggagcagctgagggcgctgggattgttcagctgGAGGAGGCCGAGGGGGGATTTTTCAGGGTTTGCAGcttctgggacagggacaggaccagggaagggctggagctgggccaggggaggtttgggttggattttgggaaaggttcttcccccagagggtgctggcactgcccaggctccccagggaatggtcccagccctgaggctgccagagctccaggagagcctggacagcgctccagggatggagctgggattgtttgggggggtctgtgcagggccaggggttgaACTGGATGAtcccagaatcatggaatggtttgggctggaagggccTTCAAGCCCgtcccatcccagctggcagAGCCGAGGCTGCTCCATGCTCGTGTGTCCCTCCAGCTCGGCCCATCTGTGGCTGGAACTGCGCTCTGCCCGAACGCCCTCaccacatcccagccctgcctgagaacCGCAGCACCGGAGCCCTGAGAGCCCGGGCAGCCCTGAGAACCCTCAGAGCCCTCAGAGCCCCGAAAGCACTGAGAACCCTCGGAACACTCAGAGCCCTGAGCGCCCGGGCAGCCCTGAGAGCACTGAGAACCCTCGGAGCCCTGAGAACCCTCggatccctgggatccctgggatccctgggagcCCCCAGcgcccgc from Poecile atricapillus isolate bPoeAtr1 chromosome 13, bPoeAtr1.hap1, whole genome shotgun sequence encodes the following:
- the SPINK9 gene encoding serine protease inhibitor Kazal-type 9: MKVTLVLLALAALCLAFSTADAATKDEVDCSEYKRLERGRPIYCERLYQPFCGSDGKTYNNKCSFCKAVLRSRGALHMKQVGAC